One window of Trifolium pratense cultivar HEN17-A07 linkage group LG5, ARS_RC_1.1, whole genome shotgun sequence genomic DNA carries:
- the LOC123885966 gene encoding uncharacterized protein LOC123885966, producing the protein MCSALNWGPKPFKVNNCWLEHPGCKSFIAKTWEKLNIKGKKAYVIKEKFKRIKEELRVWNREVFGILNLNIENTVKELNETEALTDFDGKSQKKWVREGDSNSRFFHARIKSRRRRNHLEVLRRGEEWIQGVENMKMEAKNYFERNFIEDWHNRPFVHGIDFNELTAEDNDFLPKPFVEDDVREVVWNCDGN; encoded by the exons ATGTGTTCTGCTCTCAATTGGGGCCCGAAACCGTTTAAGGTGAATAATTGTTGGCTGGAACATCCTGGGTGCAAATCATTCATTGCGAAAACATGGGAGAAGCTGAATATCAAGGGAAAGAAGGCTTATGTTATAAAGGAGAAGTTTAAGAGGATAAAGGAGGAGTTGAGAGTGTGGAACCGAGAAGTGTTTGGTATTCTCAATCTGAATATCGAGAATACTGTGAAAGAATTGAATGAGACAGAGGCGTTAACTGATTTTGATGGG AAATCTCAAAAGAAATGGGTTCGTGAAGGTGATTCCAATTCTCGTTTCTTTCACGCAAGAATCAagagtagaagaagaagaaatcatttGGAGGTGCTTAGACGAGGTGAGGAGTGGATTCAAGGGGTAGAAAACATGAAGATGGAAGCAAAGAATTATTTTGAAAGAAATTTCATTGAAGATTGGCATAACAGACCATTTGTTCATGGCATTGATTTCAATGAGTTAACGGCGGAAGATAATGATTTTTTGCCTAAGCCTTTTGTCGAAGATGATGTTAGAGAAGTGGTTTGGAATTGTGATGGAAACTAG